One genomic window of Staphylococcus hsinchuensis includes the following:
- a CDS encoding TetR/AcrR family transcriptional regulator has translation MENENTTDIRILKTRRRVRVALIKLLKQKKFEEIDVKDICNESGISRGTFYKHFKDKYDLVYQYQLEIMKKAKQHISQIINNNPDQLFIQMLEFWNNEAELLLLLISNNGSPDIQNQVKKLLQRYMERYTFSLVFKNNFTNQEKHYFTIFLTNALFGIIQEWVNQGQQESPEELALILSKIMPSSLMKKSYT, from the coding sequence ATGGAAAATGAAAACACAACAGATATACGGATTTTAAAAACAAGACGTCGCGTACGTGTAGCTTTAATAAAGTTATTAAAACAAAAAAAGTTTGAAGAAATTGATGTGAAAGATATATGTAATGAGAGCGGAATAAGTAGAGGGACTTTTTATAAACATTTTAAAGATAAATATGATTTAGTTTATCAATATCAATTAGAGATAATGAAAAAAGCAAAACAACATATTAGTCAAATCATCAATAACAACCCAGATCAATTATTTATTCAAATGCTAGAATTTTGGAATAATGAAGCCGAATTACTTCTTCTACTTATTTCAAATAACGGTTCTCCAGATATTCAAAATCAAGTTAAAAAATTACTTCAACGATATATGGAACGTTATACCTTTTCTTTAGTGTTTAAAAATAACTTCACTAATCAAGAAAAACATTATTTCACAATATTTTTAACTAATGCGTTATTCGGCATTATCCAAGAATGGGTAAATCAAGGTCAACAAGAATCTCCTGAAGAATTGGCTTTAATCCTCTCGAAAATCATGCCGTCTTCTTTAATGAAGAAAAGTTATACTTAA
- a CDS encoding DUF1361 domain-containing protein, with product MKARYIARITFVLLMIISICFNSVFKFLTLNLFLAYIPFELCLLLKLFKPKRNIEWPLFIIFMLVFLFMVPNTLYMVTDLIHLKQFNFNFYQGLEIQEWVYFTFLIISVLLALYLLTIMYLELEHFTHNLLMNKLLILVIMFLNGLGIFIGRFLRLHSVYLINEPLPIIQKVLTSLNFESISFILLLVILQIIIYAFAKGVRSVNES from the coding sequence ATGAAAGCACGCTATATAGCTAGAATCACCTTTGTCTTACTGATGATTATATCTATTTGCTTTAATAGTGTATTTAAATTTCTGACATTAAATTTATTTCTAGCTTATATCCCCTTTGAACTGTGCTTACTCTTGAAACTGTTCAAACCAAAACGAAATATCGAATGGCCATTATTTATAATTTTTATGCTCGTATTTTTATTTATGGTTCCAAACACACTATATATGGTGACCGACTTAATTCATTTAAAGCAATTTAACTTTAACTTTTACCAAGGATTGGAAATTCAAGAATGGGTATACTTTACATTCCTAATTATCTCAGTATTACTCGCACTTTATTTACTAACTATTATGTATTTAGAACTTGAACATTTTACGCACAATCTTTTAATGAATAAATTACTGATATTAGTCATTATGTTTTTAAATGGACTCGGCATTTTTATAGGCAGATTCTTAAGGTTACATTCAGTTTATCTCATTAATGAACCTTTACCAATTATTCAAAAAGTGTTGACTAGCTTGAATTTTGAGTCAATTTCTTTTATCTTATTACTCGTCATTTTACAAATCATTATTTATGCTTTTGCGAAGGGAGTTCGAAGCGTCAATGAGTCCTAA
- the norA gene encoding multidrug efflux MFS transporter NorA: protein MKKQFIILYFNIFLVFLGIGLVIPVLPIYLKDLGLNGSDLGILVAVFAMSQMLISPFGGTLADKLGKKLIICIGLVLFTISEILFAVGHTFTILIISRILGGFSAGMVMPGVTGMIADISVAKDKAKNFGYMSAIINSGFILGPGIGGFLAEFSHRLPFFIAGVSGFIALIMTITMLKSLKKHSTDGFTKYQSDMLTKIDWKVFVTPIILTLVLAFGLSAFETLFPLYTADKAKYSPLDISIAISGGGVLGAICQVFFFDKFMKYLKELNFIVVALLYSSLVLLGLIVANNYWTIMLISFIVFIGFDMIRPAITNYFSNIAGNRQGFAGGLNSTFTSMGNFIGPLVAGSLYDVNFEFPLYMSIIVMMIGIGVIFIEKMRYKKKQT from the coding sequence ATGAAAAAACAGTTTATTATACTTTATTTTAATATATTTTTAGTTTTTTTAGGGATTGGATTAGTTATTCCAGTATTGCCTATTTATTTAAAAGACTTGGGACTCAATGGTAGTGACCTAGGTATATTAGTTGCGGTATTTGCTATGTCTCAAATGCTTATTTCTCCTTTCGGTGGTACTTTAGCAGATAAATTAGGTAAAAAGTTAATAATCTGTATAGGCCTCGTGTTATTTACCATTTCTGAAATATTATTTGCAGTAGGACATACTTTTACAATACTTATTATTTCAAGAATTCTCGGTGGTTTTAGTGCAGGTATGGTTATGCCGGGTGTGACAGGTATGATTGCTGATATTTCAGTAGCTAAAGATAAAGCAAAGAATTTTGGCTATATGTCAGCCATTATTAACTCTGGTTTTATTCTTGGACCAGGAATTGGTGGATTTTTAGCAGAATTTTCACACCGTTTACCGTTCTTTATTGCAGGGGTCAGTGGTTTTATTGCGTTAATCATGACAATCACTATGCTTAAAAGTTTAAAAAAACATTCAACAGACGGTTTTACAAAGTATCAAAGCGATATGCTAACTAAAATTGATTGGAAAGTATTTGTAACACCTATAATCCTTACTCTTGTATTAGCTTTTGGATTATCGGCGTTTGAAACGTTGTTCCCTCTATATACTGCAGACAAAGCAAAGTATTCTCCGTTAGATATATCTATCGCAATTTCTGGTGGGGGCGTGCTAGGTGCGATATGCCAAGTATTCTTCTTTGATAAATTTATGAAATATTTAAAGGAACTTAACTTTATAGTAGTAGCGCTACTCTATTCATCACTCGTACTATTAGGATTAATTGTTGCGAATAATTATTGGACAATTATGTTGATCAGTTTCATAGTCTTTATTGGGTTCGATATGATTCGCCCTGCTATAACCAATTATTTTTCAAATATTGCAGGTAATCGACAAGGTTTCGCGGGTGGGCTCAACTCCACATTTACGAGTATGGGGAATTTTATTGGTCCGCTCGTTGCAGGAAGTTTGTATGATGTCAACTTTGAATTTCCTTTATATATGTCGATTATCGTTATGATGATAGGTATTGGTGTAATTTTTATTGAGAAAATGAGATATAAAAAGAAGCAAACATAA
- the galU gene encoding UTP--glucose-1-phosphate uridylyltransferase GalU — protein sequence MKQIKKAIIPAAGLGTRFLPATKAMPKEMLPILDKPTIQYIVEEAAKAGIEDIIIVTGKHKRAIEDHFDNQKELEMILQEKGKTDLLEQVKYSTDLANIFYVRQKEQKGLGHAIYSARQFIGDEPFAVLLGDDIVESDNPAIKQLVEAYEDTGKSVIGVQEVDESQTHRYGIIDPLEKVDKKYEVKQFVEKPKQGTAPSNLAIMGRYILTPEIFDYLATQGKGAGGEIQLTDAIERLNKDDQVYAFDFDGNRFDVGEKLGFVKTTIEFALKDESMRDELKSFIKKLDID from the coding sequence TTGAAGCAAATTAAGAAAGCGATTATACCCGCAGCAGGATTAGGAACAAGATTTTTACCAGCGACTAAAGCAATGCCGAAAGAAATGCTCCCGATATTAGATAAACCAACGATTCAATACATAGTTGAAGAAGCGGCCAAGGCTGGTATAGAAGATATTATTATAGTTACGGGTAAACATAAACGCGCAATTGAAGACCATTTCGATAATCAAAAAGAATTAGAAATGATTTTACAAGAAAAAGGCAAAACTGATTTACTCGAACAAGTAAAATATTCAACTGATTTAGCGAATATATTCTATGTTCGTCAAAAAGAACAAAAAGGCCTAGGACACGCTATCTATTCGGCACGCCAATTTATTGGAGATGAACCGTTTGCAGTGTTATTAGGTGATGATATTGTTGAATCTGATAACCCAGCAATCAAGCAACTTGTTGAGGCTTACGAGGATACAGGTAAATCAGTGATTGGTGTACAAGAAGTTGATGAAAGCCAAACGCATCGTTACGGCATTATCGATCCTTTAGAAAAGGTAGATAAAAAGTATGAGGTTAAACAATTTGTTGAAAAACCAAAACAAGGTACAGCGCCTTCTAATTTAGCGATTATGGGCCGTTACATTTTAACACCAGAAATATTTGATTACCTTGCTACACAAGGTAAAGGTGCAGGTGGCGAAATCCAGTTGACTGATGCTATTGAACGTTTGAATAAAGATGATCAAGTATACGCATTTGACTTCGATGGAAATCGTTTTGACGTTGGCGAAAAGTTAGGTTTCGTTAAAACGACGATAGAATTCGCCTTAAAAGATGAGTCAATGCGCGATGAATTGAAATCATTTATTAAAAAATTAGATATTGATTAA